Proteins encoded in a region of the Oscarella lobularis chromosome 5, ooOscLobu1.1, whole genome shotgun sequence genome:
- the LOC136187817 gene encoding uncharacterized protein: protein MAEAASPEPRWGHESVLIGDNLYLIGGWDGKSEYFSRSEIWTCNVREEKKWIRRVTKGKNIPPPCRGARCVIINGIVYTYGGKKPDGECLREVFGLDSKEVKWIQVATLTGAHRKKPWQRSNCCLWAIGDRLIMFGGWSKPIPQDLRQAGARFKSLVNNEIFELKFEERREKGYWLDVELRGERPQPRHSAATETIDEYRGLLHGGEDGTKYFDDAFVIDLRYKMWTLIDFLPKPSARSHHRMCRLSKAGFKEKNCFFLVGGNIASKLSDLAYILDFDKSKFHEFYVNPEIARIKLHTMHCAENADGSAQIIVSGGKGADGKFREPLIELTLGPSNESYMHIESHVLPLAELRSTVENKSRRIQELERELEKTRIEVSKLREDNEKMSIERTSWAAQCRVLEEEKSQDQENKRRLAEELIEQRTRCRDLETDVASMSIAFEERTRELDKQRSEIEIRCNSLLTDNGILRNRCRELETEKANVDHALEVNMRTLDESQRNLDQFMDVLNISADQVRLTDEKLGSGAYADVIIGRWNKRPVAVKKFHALITTPRTIPIFQREVLTASRLHHPNIVRVCGAVMEDDCPFQIVSELLEGSVSEVIDAAHASLSYLSDYEQLSIAVEMTSAISYLHGLRPCYVHADIRPTNVLVTRDMKVEVADLGAAHLVESSKSTGPLSPRYLAPERLPPRSARSSLPSDVYSLGVSLIEIFTGKGPIPEERNRQLMPLRNRRPLHVICSKMISGEERIEYRPTSEECLAVLMKEMDEVVKNGCPDKKRRVTGKFEGEGEKRRHKVVLSDSYHV, encoded by the exons ATGGCGGAAGCTGCATCACCCGAACCTCGATGGGGCCATGAAAGTGTCTTGATCGGCGATAATTTATATCTCATCGGCGGTTGGGATGGCAAGAGCGAATATTTTTCCCGCAGCGAGATCTGGACTTGCAACGtccgagaagagaagaaatggattCGCCGTGTCACCAAAGGAAAGAATATTCCTCCGCCTTGCCGAGGAGCTCGATGCGTCATCATCAATGGGATTGTGTATACGTACGGGGGAAAGAAGCCAGACGGGGAATGTCTGAGAGAAGTGTTTGGCTTGGATTCAAAAGAAGTGAAATGGATCCAAGTAGCCACGCTTACCGGTGCTCATAGAAAGaaaccatggcaacgctCCAATTGCTGTTTGTGGGCTATTGGAGATAGACtgatcatgtttgggggaTGGAGCAAACCCATTCCTCAAGATCTTCGTCAAGCAGGAGCACGATTCAAGTCGCTAGTAAATAATGAGATTTTTGAACTTAAATTTGAggagagacgagaaaaag GATATTGGTTAGACGTTGAACTAAGAGGAGAAAGACCTCAACCGCGTCACAGCGCTGCCACTGAAACGATTGATGAATATCGAGGATTACTTCATGGAGGAGAAGATGGAACGAAATATTTCGATGACGCATTTGTTATTGATTTGAGATATAAG ATGTGGACTTTGATCGATTTTCTTCCCAAACCATCTGCTCGATCGCATCATAGAATGTGTCGATTATCAAAAGCAGgattcaaagaaaaaaattgcttttttcttgttgGCGGCAACATCGCAAGCAAACTCTCTGACCTCGCTTACATTCTTGATTTTGATAAAAGTAAATTTCACGAG TTTTACGTCAACCCGGAAATAGCACGTATTAAGCTTCACACTATGCACTGCGCAGAGAATGCAGATGGATCTGCTCAGATTATCGTTTCAGGCGGAAAAGGAGCAGATGGAAAATTTCGAGAACCTTTGATTGAACTTACTCTCG GTCCATCAAACGAGTCATACATGCATATTGAGTCTCACGTACTGCCTTTAGCTGAATTGAGATCAACAGTTGAAAATAAATCACGCAGAATCCAGGAACTCGAACGAGAGCTGGAGAAAACGAG GATAGAAGTGTCTAAACTTCGAGAAGACAACGAAAAGATGAGCATTGAAAG AACCAGCTGGGCAGCACAATGCCGAGttttggaagaagagaaaagccaAGATCAGGAAAACAAGAGACGACTTGCAGAAGAATTGATTGAACAACG AACGCGATGTCGCGATCTTGAGACTGACGTGGCGTCTATGTCTATTGCTTTTGAAGAGAGAACGCGTGAACTAGATAAACAACG GTCAGAGATAGAAATCCGTTGTAATTCGCTTCTGACAGACAATGGCATATTGAG AAATCGTTGCCGTGAGTTAGAGACGGAAAAGGCAAACGTAGATCATGCTCTTGAAGTTAACAT GAGAACTCTTGATGAATCCCAGAGGAACCTTGATCAATTTATGGATGTGCTTAACATTAGTGCAGATCAAGTTCGCCTTACAGATGAGAAACTTGGTTCTGGAGCATATGCTG ACGTGATCATCGGTCGTTGGAACAAAAGGCCTGTCGCTGTCAAGAAATTCCACGCTCTAATCACAACCCCAAGAACGATTCCAATTTTCCAAAGGGAAGTTCTTACAGCTAGTCGACTCCATCACCCCAATATCGTCCGTGTATGTGGTGCTGTGATGGAAGACGATTGCCCctttcaaatcgtctccGAACTGCTTGAGGGATCGGTGAGCGAGGTCATTGACGCAGCTCACGCATCTCTATCGTATCTCTCCGATTACGAGCAACTGTCTATTGCCgtcgagatgacgtcagctatCAGTTACCTTCACGGGCTCCGTCCCTGCTACGTCCATGCAGACATTCGTCCGACCAACGTCTTGGTGACCCGGGATATGAAAGTGGAAGTGGCTGATTTGGGAGCCGCCCATTTGGTGGAGAGCTCCAAATCAACGGGGCCTCTCAGTCCCCGATACCTGGCTCCTGAACGACTGCCACCCAGGTCAGCACGCAGTTCGTTGCCCAGTGACGTCTACAGTCTGGGCGTGTCTCTTATTGAAATTTTCACCGGGAAGGGGCCTATTCCAGAAGAGAGGAATAGGCAGCTGATGCCACTGAggaatcgtcgtccattGCACGTGATTTGCTCGAAAATGATTTCTGGTGAAGAGAGAATTGAATATCGGCCTACGAGTGAAGAGTGCTTGGCTGTTCTAATGAAGGAAATGGATGAAGTTGTTAAAAACGGGTGTCCGGACAAGAAGAGAAGGGTGACGGGAAAGTTCGAAGGAGAGGGAGAAAAGCGTCGTCACAAAGTCGTCCTCTCAGATTCTTATCATGTGTAG